The DNA sequence AGTTTACGTACAGAGCTTACAGAAACAAattgtctgataaacccaaaggtccCAGGTTGTGGGAGGAAGGACTCATTAGTTGACAAACACttgtggaaaaattagaaagtaacCTGACAGAACTGAGCTGTAGACCACCATTCACAGCCTCCACCAAGGTGAGCTTCACATGGATGCAGGACTCAGATGTACAAGGTcaaagtataaacaaattagaggagaaaggaacaagGTACCATTGGGATTCACAGAAAGAGTTTATGATGACAAAATGAGAAACCACTTATGAAGAAAGAGGAAACCTGCAGCTAAGGTCCAGACAGAAAGGTGATGAACTTAAAGGGTAAAAAGGGGCCTACGGTTTTAGACATGGCTAATgggggaacttttttttttcttttttgccagaAAACGTAGTTATGTGTTGAGGGATatgctttccatttttaaaatttactcaaCTAGGGAGTGGGAAGTGCGGGTTGGGAGAGACAACTGGATTTAAAGTACtggttttttgaaaaataaaagtaataaaaattgaaacattttaaaatgaagaagtagTTAGGTCATCCGATTTTTTCAAAGAGAAGAATATCAAATGGCTCCtatcaaaaatgcaaaagaaacatTCCTAATAattccaaagaaaattaaaaatctattttgtgcAGTCGTTTACTAACATAACTAATTAGAGGAAATGGATCCaaacttagaaaaatataaaatacccagatgaagaaaagagaattagATGCTTAAATAACTcagtattagaaaaagaaattagcgAGACATAAACCAATTCCCAAAGAAAAAACACTAAGACAGAAATGCAATGTGATTTCAAAATTTGCTAACGTCCCCCCACAAAAAACAGTATGAGCCATGGAGCAGGTTTCAGTGTCTTGACCCCCTGCTCCCCATTTGAAGATGGAGAACCTGAGGTGGGGGGGGGACGGCCCCGCCAGGAAGCTGACTTTCGAATTCAGAGAGGCGCTTCCGCCCCACCAGATGACCAGACCGTTACACGCCCTTCCCCCACTGCCCTCAgtccccgcccctcccccaaccccagcaGCGCCAGATGATTGGCTGGTGCCCTTTACAGCCTCGCTCCCCTGCCCATAAGAGGAGCCTCCAGcggctctccttcctcttcccagccACATTCCTGGGAAAAGCCACGCTCTGGGAGCTTGTCTGCAGTGGGCCTCGGCCTCCAGTCTCACCTCCCTCAGAGCCCGAGCTTTACAGTCAGAGCCTGGAAGGGGCAGCCGCCTTCCAGCCAGTCGGGGCCAGTCCCGAGACCTGAGGAGGTGAGAGGCGGCCCGCCTCCCGTCTGGCCCGCCTCCCGTCCTGCCCTCCTGTCGTGAGGCCCTCCTGCTGTGAGGCCCTCCCACTGAAGCAGCGCCACCAGCCCCAGTGCTCGAGGCCCGCACCTGCAAGTCAGGATGGCGCTTTCCGCATCCAAGAGGGAGACAGCCCAGGAGCTCCCAGAAGAGGATCCGGGGCTGATCTTCCATGGCCCCACCATGCGCCTGGGCCACTGTATCAAAGTGATGGTGGAAGGCAAGGAAGTGAAATACCTGGTACGGTACCCACGTGGGACCTGGGACAGCCCAGCGACTGGGACCCACCCCCGCTGTTCCAAGCCCCGGAAGGCCCACCGTTCCCTTGGCCCGGGCTCAGCCGAGGAGCCTGAGTCAGTAGCGCCTAGTGCCAAGGCCAAGCGCAGCACCAGCAGAACAGACCCCAGCACCAggaccagcaccagcaccaggacTAGCActagcaccagcaccagcaccagcaccagccaaGCAGGCACCAGCACCCGGACCAGCACCCGGACCAGCACAAGCATCAGTACCAGCACAAGCACCAGGACCAGCACCAGCCAAGCAGATACCAGCACCAGTAACAGCAcaagcaccagcaccagcaccagccaaGCAGGCCCCAGCACCAGCACTAGCCAAGcaggccacagcagcagcagcagcagcagcaccactaCCAGCACCAGCCAAGCAggccccagcaccagcaccagcaccagcaccagccaaGCAGGCCCTAGCACCAGCACCATCAGCAGCTCCCTAGGGGGCGCCATGGCTCACGAGGCCCCCTGTGGGAGAAGTCAGAGCAGTGCGCCCATTCCCCAGGGAGTGGGGGGAGCCAGCACCAGTGGCCCACTATCCTCCCCTCCAGAAGAAGCCCCCCAAGAGCCGCTGGGCGGCTGGGAGTACGAGTGGATCCCCCAGAATCGGGTGCTCCGCTACTCTCAGGAGCAGTTGAACCAGGATAGGAACAAAGCTGTCCGCTTGTCAGCTGCCAGGAAAGAGCAGGAACAGGCTGCCCTCAGGGGCAGACGCTCCCGCACCAGTCGTGGTCGCAGCCACCACGACCCAGGTGAAGGGAGCACCTCTGGAAGGATGCCACCACCACCGCCCAAGCGAAGCCGCTCTGAAAGGGTGCGACGAGAGTCCGGATCACGGGGAGCAAGCTGCCAAGCTGCTGCTGAGGATCCCCAACAGGATGCCACCCCACGCAGATGTGAAGTCCAGGTCGACCCGCCCATGTCCCTGAGACCCATGCTCATTCTAGACTGGGACATGGTGACCCTCAGGAAGATGCTCTGCAACCTGCCAGCCAAGGTCAGCGCCGATGCCATCCTCTATGAATATGCCAGCTTCCCTCTGAAGCACCGCACCAGAGATCAAAGCTGCGCTGTCTGGGGCCTGGTGGCTGTGCTCAAGGAATACTTTAATGTACTCCTAAGCCCCCAGCTGCTTTATGATTTCGAGAGGCCACAGTATGATGAACTGGTGGTCAGCTACCCCTCAAGCCAGATGTGTGAGCTCTATGGAGGTATCCACCTGTTGCGCCTCTTTGAGCATCTGGGCCCAATGCTCACCTGCACTGCTCTGGATGACAGCAGTATGAATTTGCTGCTGAGCCATTTGCAAGATTTCCTAGATTATCTGGCCCACAACTCTTCTCTGCTGTTTTTTGATACCAGCGACTACTAGCCAGCCTCTGCGGAGCACCTGAAATTAGTTGCGTAAAGGCATGGTGGTTTGGGCTCCTGCTGCATGAGCATTTCCTCGAGCCAGTCCATTGGTTATATCAGCCCACACCTTGCCAAAACGATCTGTTCCTGTAATATGCTTTGGGGGGTTGATGTTtgtttctttaatgttttccttaacttcttccaTGGAGGAAGCCTCTTCTCTTCTTGCAGAACAGTCACTAGTGTTTGCAGGAATGGACACAGAGACTGGAATGCCGAGTGGGACTCTTCCCACCTGCCTGGAAGACCACATGGCATGTCGGGGACTTTGCATTCTGATGGCTCCAGCACTTAGGACCTGTGGGACTGCTCAGGGACAGAAGACCTTGAGGGGACTGTTAGTGTCAACGACACTGCCACTTTAACAGGGTAACCCGGGATAACCAGATAAATTATTACCTGTTCATTCTTGCAACATGACCACCCACGTGCTTTGTCCCTCTGTGTCCATTATTGAACTGTTCTGCTGTTTGCTGTGTAGACTCCAATGCATAATTGagtgataagagaaaaacacCATCTGCATTGAGGCAAAGTTCCTCCTTCAGAGGACTTTTAAAAGTGTCCCCAAATGTACTGATTTTCCTGCCCAAAAAAGGTATACGTATTTTGATGGTTCTGTGCTGTTCAATCGCCACACTTAGGACCTGTGTGAATGTTTAGTGTCCAAAAACCTTGACTGATGACTGTTGGTGCCAAAAATGTCATCACATTAATGGGAGGGCATAGGGGGTGAGAGTGTTGGATTATCTGGTACATGGGTTGTCTTCTGCCTCTTATCTCTGTGCCCCCTTTGATTCCAATACACATTTAGatgataagaaaatattttctggggagggacaggatcaaaagagagaatagtagcaatggggggcaggataggatggagggaaatatagttagtcttacacaacacgagtattatggaagtcatttgcaaaactacacagatatggcgcatattgaattgcttgccttcccaaagcgaatgggtggggagggagggaggaagagaagttggaactcaaagttttagaaacaactgttgagtactgttcttgctactagggaacaagaaatacaggtaatggggtatagcaagttatctggccctacaggacaaaagagaagacagggataagggaagggagggatgatagaagagagggcagattggtgataggggcaataagaatgctcggtgttttggggtgggggaggggacaaatggggagaaaatttggaacccaaaattttgtgaaaatgaatgttaaataaataaattttaaagaaaaagaaaaaaaagaaaatattttctatattgaCAGATATCTAAGGAGagttccttcttcagatgttgaAAATGTTCAAATGTTGAAAATATATTgagttttttcaaaataaaaaaaatgtgtgtattgTTCTGTGAGTTCCAATAGACCCCAGAGA is a window from the Notamacropus eugenii isolate mMacEug1 chromosome X, mMacEug1.pri_v2, whole genome shotgun sequence genome containing:
- the LOC140515394 gene encoding uncharacterized protein; this encodes MALSASKRETAQELPEEDPGLIFHGPTMRLGHCIKVMVEGKEVKYLVRYPRGTWDSPATGTHPRCSKPRKAHRSLGPGSAEEPESVAPSAKAKRSTSRTDPSTRTSTSTRTSTSTSTSTSTSQAGTSTRTSTRTSTSISTSTSTRTSTSQADTSTSNSTSTSTSTSQAGPSTSTSQAGHSSSSSSSTTTSTSQAGPSTSTSTSTSQAGPSTSTISSSLGGAMAHEAPCGRSQSSAPIPQGVGGASTSGPLSSPPEEAPQEPLGGWEYEWIPQNRVLRYSQEQLNQDRNKAVRLSAARKEQEQAALRGRRSRTSRGRSHHDPGEGSTSGRMPPPPPKRSRSERVRRESGSRGASCQAAAEDPQQDATPRRCEVQVDPPMSLRPMLILDWDMVTLRKMLCNLPAKVSADAILYEYASFPLKHRTRDQSCAVWGLVAVLKEYFNVLLSPQLLYDFERPQYDELVVSYPSSQMCELYGGIHLLRLFEHLGPMLTCTALDDSSMNLLLSHLQDFLDYLAHNSSLLFFDTSDY